The Blastocatellia bacterium genome has a segment encoding these proteins:
- the murD gene encoding UDP-N-acetylmuramoyl-L-alanine--D-glutamate ligase — translation VVSPGVPLTLEPLVRARAAGIPIISELELASRFLTGTLVAVTGSNGKTTVTTLIGELLAAAGLETFVGGNIGRPLTDFIGRTTEASVIVAEVSSFQLEAIETFRPQVAVVTNISPDHLDRHGTLEAYIRAKRRIFLNQQERDWAVLNADDPVVREMREATPARPIFFSRREQLHEGVCFHDGRIVLRAGGEERELIRREELPLRGWHNVENAMAALGAALAAASLSRVGMDERHRAMSVADLLPLSDHMPFRQTLQCFTGVEHRLEWVAAIHGVEYFNDSKATNVDSTLKALDAFEGNIVLILGGRDKGSDFTVLRPLVQQKVKHIILLGEASAKIAQALAGTVPMTPAATMADAVRFAAERAEPGDVVLLAPACASFDMFDNYEHRGRVFKAEVEKLRRNNRP, via the coding sequence TCGTCGTCAGTCCGGGAGTTCCTCTTACGCTCGAGCCGCTCGTGCGTGCCCGTGCCGCCGGTATTCCCATCATCAGCGAGCTGGAACTGGCGAGCCGATTCCTCACCGGAACCCTCGTCGCCGTGACCGGCTCCAACGGAAAGACGACGGTGACAACCCTCATCGGAGAACTCCTGGCCGCGGCGGGGCTGGAGACCTTCGTCGGCGGGAATATCGGTCGGCCGCTGACGGACTTCATTGGCCGGACGACGGAAGCGAGCGTCATCGTGGCCGAGGTGAGCAGTTTCCAACTGGAAGCGATTGAGACGTTCAGGCCTCAGGTGGCGGTGGTAACCAACATCAGTCCCGATCATCTCGACCGGCACGGAACGCTGGAGGCCTACATTCGCGCCAAGCGCCGCATCTTCCTCAATCAGCAAGAGCGGGATTGGGCCGTGCTCAATGCCGACGATCCGGTCGTGCGAGAAATGCGCGAGGCGACACCCGCGCGACCGATTTTCTTCAGCCGGAGAGAGCAACTGCACGAAGGCGTTTGCTTCCATGACGGGCGAATCGTTCTCCGCGCCGGAGGGGAGGAGCGGGAGCTGATCCGTCGCGAGGAGCTTCCGCTGCGGGGCTGGCACAACGTGGAAAATGCGATGGCGGCACTCGGAGCGGCGCTCGCCGCCGCATCCCTTTCTCGAGTCGGTATGGACGAACGGCACCGGGCGATGTCGGTGGCCGATCTTCTGCCGCTCAGCGATCACATGCCTTTTCGTCAGACCCTTCAGTGCTTCACCGGTGTGGAGCATCGGCTCGAATGGGTGGCGGCGATCCACGGCGTGGAGTACTTCAACGACTCGAAGGCGACCAACGTGGACTCGACCCTCAAGGCCCTGGACGCCTTCGAGGGGAACATCGTGCTCATCCTCGGCGGCCGAGATAAAGGAAGCGATTTCACCGTCCTCCGTCCGCTGGTCCAGCAGAAGGTCAAGCACATCATCTTGCTCGGCGAGGCCAGCGCCAAGATCGCTCAGGCTCTGGCGGGAACCGTCCCCATGACACCGGCGGCGACGATGGCCGATGCCGTGCGGTTTGCCGCCGAACGGGCCGAGCCGGGCGACGTCGTTCTTCTGGCACCGGCCTGTGCCAGCTTCGACATGTTCGACAATTACGAGCATCGCGGGCGCGTCTTCAAAGCTGAAGTGGAAAAATTGCGGAGGAACAACCGACCATGA
- the ftsW gene encoding putative lipid II flippase FtsW, with product MTTRGESRLFPRTVGATRLAPKLISDKWLFTLSVGLVIFGVVMVYSASAVLAEERFDSQYYFLVRQAMWAVLGLTGLIGAMHIDYHVYQRPRVVFLILGVCLVLLIAVFFFPPVNHVHRWIRVRSFSFQPSELARLALIIFLAAYLDRRIPAGIKQFWMTLFPCALVAGLVIGLILLQPDFGTALMLGLILATMLFIVRVPLKQQATLLIPLPLVMYLALIRVDWRLDRLRAFLDPWQDPQGRGFQAIQSLVALGSGGLTGVGFAQGKQKLFFLPEPHTDFIFSQIGEELGLLGTGALVLAFGLIFWRGVRIALRAPDSFGMLLATGIIASITLQALFNMSVAVGLLPIKGMPLPLISAGGSSLFMTLTMIGILLNIAEQGKEDAD from the coding sequence ATGACGACGCGGGGAGAATCCCGGCTTTTTCCTCGCACGGTGGGGGCAACGCGGCTGGCACCGAAGCTGATCAGCGATAAGTGGCTGTTCACGCTCAGTGTCGGATTGGTCATTTTCGGCGTCGTCATGGTCTACAGCGCCTCGGCCGTGCTGGCGGAGGAACGATTCGACAGCCAGTACTACTTCCTCGTGCGTCAGGCCATGTGGGCGGTACTCGGACTGACCGGGCTCATCGGGGCCATGCACATTGACTATCACGTCTATCAGAGGCCGCGCGTGGTCTTTCTCATCCTGGGCGTATGTCTGGTCCTGCTCATCGCCGTCTTCTTTTTCCCGCCGGTCAATCACGTTCACCGGTGGATTCGCGTTCGCTCGTTTTCCTTCCAACCGTCGGAGCTGGCCCGCCTGGCGCTGATTATTTTCCTCGCCGCGTATCTGGACCGGCGGATTCCAGCGGGCATCAAGCAGTTCTGGATGACGTTGTTCCCGTGCGCCCTGGTGGCGGGACTTGTGATCGGGCTGATTTTGCTCCAACCCGATTTCGGCACGGCGCTCATGCTGGGTTTGATCCTGGCGACGATGTTGTTCATCGTGCGCGTTCCCCTGAAGCAGCAGGCGACGTTGCTCATTCCCCTGCCGCTGGTGATGTATCTGGCGCTCATTCGGGTTGACTGGCGGCTGGATCGCCTTCGCGCCTTTCTCGACCCCTGGCAAGACCCGCAGGGGCGCGGCTTTCAGGCCATTCAATCGCTGGTGGCGCTGGGCAGCGGCGGTCTCACCGGCGTGGGGTTTGCGCAGGGGAAACAGAAACTCTTCTTCTTGCCCGAACCCCATACGGATTTCATCTTCTCGCAAATCGGGGAGGAACTCGGATTGTTGGGAACCGGAGCGCTGGTCCTCGCGTTCGGGCTCATCTTCTGGCGAGGCGTTCGGATCGCCCTGCGGGCCCCGGACAGTTTTGGGATGCTGCTGGCGACCGGGATCATCGCTTCGATCACGCTCCAGGCCCTTTTCAACATGAGTGTGGCCGTGGGCCTGCTGCCGATTAAAGGGATGCCGTTGCCGCTCATCAGTGCCGGCGGATCGTCCCTTTTCATGACGCTGACGATGATCGGCATTTTGCTCAACATCGCCGAACAGGGGAAAGAGGATGCCGATTAA
- the murG gene encoding undecaprenyldiphospho-muramoylpentapeptide beta-N-acetylglucosaminyltransferase: MPIKVLIAAAGTGGHIFPGIAVAKEFRRRDPDAEIVFVGTSAGLETKIVPREGFELELIDIAGLARVGLRAMLRTVLRRLPKSLFQSWRLLRRRRPDLVIGIGGYVSGPVVLAAVLCGIPTMIIEPNVSPGLTNRILGRLVCRAAVSFPQTLASFGDKGRLTGNPVRPEFFACAEASRPLAATTRRHLLVFGGSQGAHAINQVMVEALPIVYRRLTNERPDLELTVTHQTGERDYASVRASYEHLGLGDRVQTVVFIDRMAQEFARADLIISRAGATTIAELTAAAKPAILIPLPTAADDHQRKNAEALQRAGAARCLLQAEATAERLAEEILTLIADPEKLRAMSEASRKLATPDAAARIVDLAYDVLKSGARDSTRAASATPDRPAVRCLATAWIAALIVVGAMG; this comes from the coding sequence ATGCCGATTAAAGTTCTCATCGCTGCTGCTGGAACCGGCGGACATATTTTCCCCGGCATTGCCGTGGCGAAGGAATTTCGCCGCCGCGATCCCGATGCCGAGATCGTCTTCGTGGGGACGTCGGCCGGGCTGGAGACGAAGATCGTTCCCCGCGAAGGGTTCGAGCTGGAGCTGATTGACATCGCCGGTCTCGCGCGCGTGGGACTGCGGGCCATGCTGCGGACGGTGCTCCGGCGGCTGCCGAAGAGTCTCTTTCAGAGCTGGCGACTGCTGCGCCGTCGCCGACCGGACCTGGTCATCGGTATCGGCGGATACGTATCGGGGCCGGTCGTGCTCGCCGCCGTCCTCTGTGGTATTCCCACGATGATCATCGAGCCCAACGTGTCCCCCGGTCTGACCAATCGGATTCTGGGACGCCTCGTTTGCCGGGCCGCCGTGAGCTTCCCGCAAACGCTCGCCTCCTTCGGCGACAAAGGTCGGCTGACGGGCAATCCCGTGCGACCGGAATTCTTCGCCTGCGCCGAGGCGTCACGACCTCTCGCGGCGACGACGCGGCGGCACCTTCTTGTTTTCGGCGGCAGTCAGGGGGCACACGCCATCAATCAGGTGATGGTGGAGGCGCTGCCCATTGTTTACCGACGGCTGACGAACGAGCGACCGGATCTGGAGTTGACCGTCACGCATCAAACGGGAGAACGGGATTACGCTTCGGTGCGCGCGAGCTATGAACACCTCGGGTTGGGAGATCGGGTCCAGACGGTTGTTTTCATTGACCGGATGGCCCAGGAGTTCGCGCGCGCCGATTTGATCATCTCGCGGGCGGGAGCCACGACGATCGCCGAGCTGACGGCCGCGGCCAAGCCGGCGATTCTCATCCCCCTGCCCACGGCGGCGGACGATCATCAGCGAAAAAATGCCGAGGCGCTCCAGCGTGCGGGAGCCGCGCGGTGTTTGCTCCAGGCCGAGGCGACTGCCGAGCGGCTGGCCGAGGAAATCCTGACGCTCATCGCGGATCCGGAGAAGCTGAGAGCGATGTCCGAGGCGAGTCGCAAACTGGCGACGCCGGACGCCGCCGCCCGGATTGTTGATCTCGCCTACGATGTCCTCAAAAGCGGCGCGCGGGACTCGACCCGGGCCGCATCGGCGACGCCGGATCGCCCGGCAGTCCGTTGTCTGGCGACCGCATGGATCGCAGCGCTGATTGTGGTGGGCGCGATGGGCTGA
- the murC gene encoding UDP-N-acetylmuramate--L-alanine ligase: MLKRIRHVHLVGIGGVGMSGIAELLLNQGYHVTGSDLKASPVTERLQRLGAHIRIGHRAENVGSADVVVYSTAVRWDNPELVEARQRQIPVIPRAEMLAELMRLKYSILVAGSHGKTTTTSMIATVLAQAGLDPTIVVGGRLRALDSHAKLGSGEFIVAEADESDKSFLKLTPTFAVVTNIDREHLDFYRDLEEIQECFVEFVNRVPFYGSVIACLDDPNIQAIIPRVTRKLITYGLSSQADVTAVEVDMPDCFHAAFTARWRGEPLARIEMSVSGLHNVYNALAAVALSRDLDISPEITASALAEFRGVDRRFQVKGEVNDVLIVDDYGHHPTEIKATLATARGCNRRTVVVFQPHRYTRTKFLMDEFARAFYDADVLLICDIYPASEDPIEGVTAQVLAERIQSFGHKDARYVGGLDEAVEALLSLIRPGDLVLTLGAGNVYQVGEKLLAQLGGK, from the coding sequence ATGCTCAAACGCATACGACACGTGCATCTGGTGGGAATTGGCGGAGTCGGCATGAGCGGCATCGCGGAGTTGCTGCTCAATCAGGGGTATCACGTGACCGGCTCGGACCTGAAAGCCTCCCCCGTGACCGAGCGATTGCAACGGCTCGGCGCCCACATCCGGATCGGTCATCGCGCCGAGAATGTGGGTTCGGCCGATGTCGTCGTCTACTCGACGGCGGTGCGATGGGACAATCCCGAACTCGTGGAGGCGCGTCAGCGACAGATTCCCGTCATTCCCCGGGCCGAGATGCTCGCCGAGTTGATGCGGCTGAAATACAGCATCCTCGTCGCCGGTTCGCATGGGAAGACGACGACGACATCAATGATCGCCACCGTTCTCGCACAGGCCGGACTCGATCCCACCATCGTCGTGGGGGGACGGCTCCGCGCGCTGGACAGTCACGCCAAGCTCGGCAGCGGCGAGTTCATCGTCGCCGAAGCCGATGAGAGCGACAAATCCTTCCTCAAACTGACCCCGACGTTCGCCGTGGTGACGAACATTGATCGGGAGCATCTGGATTTCTATCGCGATCTGGAGGAGATTCAAGAGTGCTTCGTTGAGTTCGTCAATCGGGTGCCGTTTTACGGATCGGTGATCGCCTGTCTGGATGACCCGAATATCCAGGCCATCATTCCGCGCGTGACGCGGAAACTGATCACCTACGGTCTCTCCTCGCAGGCCGACGTGACGGCGGTGGAGGTGGACATGCCGGATTGTTTCCACGCCGCATTCACGGCGCGGTGGCGGGGCGAGCCGCTGGCGCGAATTGAGATGAGCGTCTCCGGTCTTCACAACGTCTACAATGCGCTGGCCGCGGTGGCTCTTTCACGGGACCTGGATATATCGCCGGAGATCACGGCCAGCGCCCTGGCCGAATTCCGGGGTGTGGACCGTCGCTTCCAGGTGAAGGGGGAAGTGAACGACGTCCTCATCGTGGACGACTACGGACACCATCCGACCGAGATCAAAGCCACTCTGGCTACCGCGCGCGGATGCAACAGGCGCACCGTCGTCGTCTTTCAGCCGCATCGCTATACGCGCACGAAGTTTCTCATGGACGAATTCGCCCGCGCTTTCTACGATGCCGATGTATTGCTCATCTGCGACATCTATCCGGCGAGCGAGGATCCGATCGAGGGGGTGACGGCGCAGGTTCTGGCCGAACGCATTCAGAGCTTCGGCCACAAGGATGCGCGCTACGTCGGAGGTTTGGACGAAGCGGTCGAGGCGCTCCTTTCGCTGATTCGTCCGGGCGATCTGGTGCTCACACTCGGTGCGGGGAACGTCTATCAGGTCGGAGAGAAGTTGCTCGCTCAGTTGGGAGGAAAGTGA
- a CDS encoding FtsQ-type POTRA domain-containing protein, giving the protein MASELGPQVVTPRKRPRARTWPRSQQVSGRDRRQPGALRSWLREMGRRVSGSFLLPAVLLVGLAMAAYAVVTSSAFSLKKVIVTGTSQLSSEDIESPVRERLRQSIFAADLETLREELKKIPLVKEAEISRLLPDTIIVRLTERTPAALVARLNHTPVVVDEEGVILGDYHLLGETTMPLLVGWDEEESDRAADENRRRVAFYRQLRDVLSRPPDLWNKIDQVNLRTLDDVVIHLTESPETRLHLGNKDFRSRLELALAILEALRKHDAAGLRRLGIIPSEEMLQGDVTVSYLDVSQPTRVVIRLAEVTRNPSIPSDEKAQAPVPSSKGMSRSAATRDALIKRHRTR; this is encoded by the coding sequence ATGGCATCGGAACTGGGTCCACAGGTTGTTACACCGAGGAAGCGTCCGCGGGCCAGGACCTGGCCGCGCAGCCAGCAAGTCAGCGGCCGCGATCGTCGCCAGCCCGGGGCGCTCAGAAGCTGGCTGAGGGAGATGGGGCGGCGCGTGTCCGGTTCATTCCTTCTCCCGGCAGTGCTTCTGGTCGGACTCGCGATGGCCGCCTATGCGGTGGTGACGAGTTCCGCCTTCTCGCTGAAAAAGGTGATCGTGACGGGAACGTCGCAACTGAGCAGTGAGGACATCGAATCGCCCGTGCGCGAGCGGCTCCGCCAGAGCATCTTCGCCGCCGACCTCGAGACTCTCCGCGAGGAACTGAAGAAGATTCCTCTCGTCAAGGAAGCCGAGATCAGTCGCCTTCTCCCCGACACCATCATCGTGCGCCTAACCGAGCGAACGCCCGCGGCGCTGGTGGCACGACTCAATCACACGCCGGTGGTCGTGGACGAGGAAGGGGTGATCCTGGGCGATTATCACCTGCTCGGAGAGACGACGATGCCGCTTCTGGTCGGTTGGGACGAAGAGGAGTCCGACCGCGCGGCGGATGAGAATCGCCGTCGCGTGGCGTTTTATCGTCAGCTCCGGGACGTACTGAGCCGTCCGCCCGACTTGTGGAATAAGATTGACCAGGTCAACCTTCGCACTCTGGACGACGTCGTCATTCACCTGACCGAGAGTCCGGAGACGCGCCTGCATCTGGGGAACAAAGATTTCCGCAGCCGGCTCGAACTGGCCCTTGCCATCCTGGAAGCTCTTCGGAAGCATGACGCCGCCGGACTGCGTCGGCTGGGGATTATTCCCAGCGAGGAAATGCTCCAGGGAGATGTCACCGTCAGTTATCTCGATGTATCACAACCGACGCGAGTGGTGATCCGGCTCGCCGAGGTCACGCGCAACCCCTCCATCCCGTCTGATGAGAAAGCACAAGCTCCGGTTCCATCCTCCAAGGGGATGTCACGTTCTGCTGCGACTCGTGACGCTCTGATCAAACGACATCGAACGAGGTGA
- the ftsA gene encoding cell division protein FtsA, which yields MARQESHIFGVDIGTTRTTAVVAEMNDEGKLEIMGVGVAESRGLRKGVIVNPEAAAEPIRRAVEEAERMSGLIAESVHVSMSGTLLKGLNNRGIIAITSADRRITRADIKRVIETACVVSLPGGHEIIDVQPQEYIIDGQDGISDPLDMLGTRLEVAVHIITGPITVRQNIVSAVNRAGLLVADVVLEPVAAAEATLTEDEREYGSAVINIGAETTSLAIYQRGAVQHTAIFPLGGTHFTNDIAFGLRTPIPEAERIKRTYGCVLPSLAAESDEVIEVPSVSRRPPRTLSRQILCEILQPRAEELLGVVYDEIKRAGYERELSSGIILTGGGALLQGLADLAEQVFDHPTRLGYPLGISGLSDDINGPIATTAIGLVLIAHRGRMGHYYRTPSQAKAMSRTAARVKSWLGNFLS from the coding sequence ATGGCCAGACAAGAATCGCACATCTTCGGAGTAGACATCGGGACCACCCGTACCACGGCCGTCGTCGCTGAAATGAACGACGAGGGCAAACTGGAAATCATGGGCGTTGGGGTGGCCGAATCCCGGGGTTTGAGGAAAGGAGTCATCGTCAATCCCGAAGCGGCTGCCGAACCGATTCGACGCGCTGTCGAAGAAGCGGAGCGGATGTCGGGATTGATCGCCGAATCGGTTCACGTCTCCATGTCGGGGACGCTGCTGAAGGGATTGAACAACCGGGGGATCATCGCCATCACCAGCGCCGATCGGCGGATCACCCGGGCCGACATCAAGCGGGTCATCGAGACGGCCTGCGTCGTGAGCCTGCCGGGAGGCCACGAGATCATTGATGTACAGCCCCAGGAGTACATCATTGACGGGCAAGATGGCATCAGTGATCCGCTCGATATGCTGGGAACCCGTCTGGAGGTCGCCGTCCATATCATTACCGGACCGATTACGGTCCGACAAAACATCGTCAGCGCCGTCAACCGCGCCGGACTGCTGGTGGCGGATGTGGTGCTGGAACCCGTCGCTGCTGCCGAAGCGACGCTGACCGAGGACGAACGCGAGTACGGATCAGCGGTGATCAACATCGGCGCGGAGACGACCAGTCTGGCGATCTACCAGCGAGGAGCGGTACAGCATACGGCCATCTTCCCCCTGGGGGGAACACACTTCACCAACGACATCGCCTTCGGGCTGAGAACGCCCATTCCCGAGGCCGAGCGGATCAAGCGGACCTACGGCTGCGTTCTGCCATCGCTGGCCGCCGAGAGCGACGAGGTCATCGAAGTCCCCAGCGTCAGTCGGCGACCGCCGCGAACGCTCTCGCGCCAGATTCTCTGCGAGATCTTGCAGCCGCGTGCCGAGGAGCTGCTCGGCGTGGTCTACGATGAGATCAAACGGGCGGGCTACGAGCGGGAACTCTCCTCCGGGATCATTCTCACCGGCGGGGGCGCACTGCTGCAGGGGCTCGCCGATCTCGCCGAACAAGTATTCGATCATCCGACGCGGCTCGGTTATCCCCTGGGCATCAGCGGCCTGTCCGATGATATTAATGGGCCGATTGCCACAACCGCCATCGGACTGGTCCTCATCGCCCACCGCGGACGGATGGGCCACTACTACCGAACGCCGTCGCAAGCCAAGGCGATGTCCCGAACGGCCGCTCGTGTCAAGAGCTGGCTGGGAAACTTTTTGTCCTGA